One window of the Tetragenococcus koreensis genome contains the following:
- the def gene encoding peptide deformylase, translating into MITMDDIIREGRPTLRKVAEEVTFPLSDEDKKLGKEMMEFLENSQDPQKAEELQLRGGVGLAAPQVDVGKRITAVLVPSMDPDSDEPEFKDVLYNPKILSHSVQQACMGEGEGCLSVDRDVAGYVVRQARITLRYYNAEGEKKKIRLKNYPAVVVQHELDHLNGVLFYDHINEDNPFALNEGVLVIE; encoded by the coding sequence ATGATCACAATGGATGATATTATTCGTGAAGGTCGTCCTACTTTACGAAAAGTGGCCGAAGAAGTCACTTTTCCTTTAAGCGATGAAGATAAAAAATTAGGAAAAGAAATGATGGAATTCTTGGAAAATAGTCAAGATCCACAAAAAGCCGAAGAACTACAGCTGCGAGGCGGCGTGGGACTTGCAGCCCCACAAGTCGATGTAGGAAAACGGATAACCGCGGTACTGGTACCTAGCATGGATCCAGACAGTGATGAACCTGAATTTAAGGATGTATTATACAATCCCAAAATTTTGAGTCACTCTGTACAACAAGCTTGCATGGGCGAAGGAGAAGGCTGCTTGTCAGTAGATCGTGACGTCGCAGGATATGTTGTACGTCAAGCAAGAATTACTTTACGTTACTACAACGCAGAAGGCGAAAAGAAAAAAATTCGTTTGAAAAACTATCCAGCAGTCGTTGTGCAACATGAGCTTGACCACTTAAATGGGGTCCTTTTTTATGACCATATTAATGAAGATAACCCATTTGCTCTAAATGAAGGCGTACTGGTTATTGAATAA
- a CDS encoding M20 family metallopeptidase: protein MTARNEKDTIIQSFIQERLPLYKELALAIHNHPETSNHEDYSSDVLVGQLQKEGFEVKKDVAGHPTGFDARYKADKEGPTLAFLAEYDALAGIGHACGHNLFGTYSVLAASALKQVIDEVGGEVRVYGTPGEEGGENGSAKGSFVREDYFKDVDAALCVHPGYRYIKTSHGLACDPVDVKFHGVASHAAGAPEKGISALEALIQTFNGINGLRLYLPKDVNIHGIITDGGTAANVIPEYAAGRIYLRAKNRATLDEVYDKVENVAKGAATAVGATYEFGRFQNAVDDVIITPSFDDVFYRHAKEAGVPEEECDFTPKETFGSSDVGNVSQVIPTIQPNVSIADDYIVNHSEEFKQAACSEKGLNSIAIAAELLAKTALDLIEDPELLDQIKEEHKASLAQGN, encoded by the coding sequence ATGACAGCTAGAAATGAAAAAGATACAATAATTCAGTCATTTATCCAAGAACGGCTACCTCTGTATAAAGAACTAGCTCTAGCCATTCATAATCATCCAGAGACTAGTAATCACGAGGATTATTCTTCAGATGTTTTAGTCGGCCAGTTACAAAAAGAAGGATTTGAGGTAAAAAAAGATGTTGCAGGACATCCGACGGGCTTTGATGCACGGTATAAAGCAGACAAAGAGGGGCCTACGTTGGCTTTTTTAGCAGAGTATGATGCTTTAGCTGGCATTGGTCATGCTTGTGGGCACAACTTATTTGGTACCTATTCCGTTTTGGCTGCCAGTGCTCTAAAACAAGTGATTGATGAAGTGGGTGGTGAAGTTCGAGTTTATGGAACTCCTGGTGAAGAAGGGGGCGAAAATGGTTCAGCTAAAGGTAGTTTTGTACGGGAAGACTATTTTAAAGATGTTGACGCGGCCCTTTGTGTTCATCCGGGTTATCGTTATATCAAAACTTCTCATGGTTTAGCTTGTGATCCAGTTGATGTAAAATTTCATGGGGTTGCTTCGCACGCAGCTGGTGCACCGGAAAAAGGAATTAGTGCCTTAGAAGCACTGATTCAAACGTTTAATGGGATTAATGGTTTACGTTTATATTTGCCTAAAGATGTCAATATTCATGGAATTATTACGGATGGCGGCACCGCGGCCAACGTTATTCCAGAATATGCAGCAGGTAGAATCTATCTGCGTGCTAAAAACCGGGCGACCTTAGATGAGGTTTATGATAAAGTTGAAAATGTAGCCAAAGGCGCAGCAACTGCTGTGGGAGCAACTTATGAATTTGGTCGTTTTCAAAATGCCGTGGATGATGTAATTATCACGCCTTCATTTGATGATGTGTTTTATCGCCACGCCAAAGAAGCAGGCGTTCCAGAAGAAGAATGTGATTTTACACCTAAAGAAACCTTTGGCTCTTCTGATGTAGGAAATGTCAGCCAAGTGATTCCTACGATTCAGCCTAATGTATCAATTGCAGACGACTACATTGTCAATCACTCTGAAGAGTTTAAGCAAGCAGCTTGTAGCGAAAAAGGTTTAAATTCAATCGCAATTGCGGCAGAACTATTAGCCAAAACCGCCTTAGATTTGATCGAAGATCCGGAATTATTGGACCAAATCAAAGAAGAACATAAAGCCAGCTTAGCCCAAGGAAATTAA